A single Botrytis cinerea B05.10 chromosome 1, complete sequence DNA region contains:
- the Bcccp1 gene encoding Bcccp1, translated as MASATRTFARAGAAFKSTPFRSATRTALSAPRQAFRQQSRRGYASEGPAKSSFPLSIGVAALAIAGGAGYYFVSQGNGSLLSGSAKETSGLFTPKFDDYQKVYNEIAERLEEKDDYDDGSYGPVLVRLAWHCSGTFDKETGTGGSNGATMRFAPEGDHGANAGLVAARDFLAPIKAKHPWISYSDLWILAGICAIQEMQGPVIPFRPGRQDKDAAACTPDGRLPDASQGNKHLRDIFGRMGFNDQEIVALSGAHALGRCHTDRSGFEGPWTFSPTVVTNDYYKLLLNEKWSWKKWNGPKQYEDKTSKSLMMLPTDMALVSDKSFRSYVEKYANDESLFMKDFANVITRLFELGVPFAETTEQAPMKFKPTTA; from the exons ATGGCATCCGCTACTCGAACCTTTGCTCGCGCAGGCGCTGCATTCAAATCAACACCTTTCAGATCCGCCACTCGCACTGCATTGAGTGCTCCTCGTCAAGCATTCCGTCAACAATCCCGTCGTGGATATGCATCTGAAGGACCTGCCAAATcttccttccctctctctATCGGTGTTGCTGCTTTGGCCATTGCTGGAGGTGCTGGATATTACTTTGTTTCTCAAGGTAATGGATCACTCTTGAGTGGTTCTGCCAAGGAAACCTCTGGTCTCTTCACACCTAAATTCGACGATTACCAAAAGGTTTACAACGAAATTGCAGAGAGattggaagagaaggatgattatgatgatggttCTTACGGACCCGTCTTGGTCAGATTGGCGTGGCATTGCAGCGGAACTTTTGACAAGGAAACTGGTACTGGTGGTAGCAACGGTGCTACTATGAGATTCGCCCCAGAGGGTGACCATGGTGCCAATGCTGGCTTGGTTGCTGCTAGAGATTTCTTGGCTCCTATTAAGG CTAAGCACCCATGGATCTCCTACTCTGATCTCTGGATCTTGGCCGGTATCTGTGCTATTCAAGAAATGCAAGGCCCAGTCATTCCTTTCCGACCAGGTAGACAAGATAAGGACGCTGCTGCTTGCACACCTGATGGACGTCTTCCAGATGCATCCCAAGGTAACAAGCACTTGAGAGATATCTTCGGTCGTATGGGATTCAATGATCAAGAAATCGTTGCTTTGAGTGGTGCTCACGCTCTTGGACGTTGCCACACTGATCGTAGTGGTTTCGAGGGACCTTGGACTTTCTCTCCAACAGTTGTTACCAACGACTACTACAAGCTCTTGTTGAATGAGAAGTGGAGCTGGAAGAAGTGGAATGGTCCTAAGCAG TACGAAGACAAGACCTCCAAGTCTCTCATGATGCTTCCCACCGACATGGCCCTCGTCTCTGATAAATCTTTTCGCTCATACGTTGAGAAATACGCAAATGATGAATCTCTCTTCATGAAGGACTTCGCAAATGTCATCACCAGGCTCTTTGAGCTCGGTGTTCCTTTTGCAGAGACTACTGAACAAGCTCCCATGAAATTCAAGCCTACTACTGCCTAG